Within Micromonospora parathelypteridis, the genomic segment TCTGGCACGCCCTTCACCTTAGGCTGACTGATAGCCGTGGCACCCACTGGTCGCCCGGCACCCCCGGGAGGATGGCGATGAGCAGACTGCAGGGCAGCAAGGATTTCTGGATCGGGGCACTCCGAGCGGAGGGTCCGGCTTTCGCCGCGGCGGTGGCCGAGGCGCCGCCGGAGACACCGGTCCTGTCCTGTCCGGGCTGGACGGTCAACGATCTCACGCTGCATCTCGCTCGGATCTACCACTGGGTTTCGTCGTTCGCCGGCAACGGGCAGACCACCCGACCGGACCGCCAGGACCCGGCCGACGCGGGCGTGAGCCCGCTAGAGCTGTGGCACCAGGGGTACGACCGGCTGATGACCGTCTTCGACGGGCTCGACCCGGAGGCACCGGCGTGGAACTGGGCGCCGCAGCCGAAGAAGGCCGGTTTCTGGCCGCGTCGGATGGCGCACGAGACGGCGGTGCACCGCTGGGACGCCCAGCTTGCCATCGCGGCCGGCGAGCCGGTGGAGGCGAAGCTCGCGGCCGACGGGGTGAGTGAGGTGCTGGACACCTGGCTCCCCGCGGGCCGTCGGCGGACGCCGGGCGACTGGCACGGGGTGGTTCAGCTCACCGCGACCGACGCGGCTCAGGAGTGGTATCTGCGGCTGCGTGGCCAGGGGGTGGCGCTGCTCGATACCGCGACCATCTTCGACCACGACGACCACCACGCCCGGGCGCAGGTCAGCGGCACCGCGAGCGACCTGCTGTTGGCGCTCTGGGGTCGAGTGAGCTTCGAGACGCTGGACGTTGCC encodes:
- a CDS encoding maleylpyruvate isomerase family mycothiol-dependent enzyme encodes the protein MSRLQGSKDFWIGALRAEGPAFAAAVAEAPPETPVLSCPGWTVNDLTLHLARIYHWVSSFAGNGQTTRPDRQDPADAGVSPLELWHQGYDRLMTVFDGLDPEAPAWNWAPQPKKAGFWPRRMAHETAVHRWDAQLAIAAGEPVEAKLAADGVSEVLDTWLPAGRRRTPGDWHGVVQLTATDAAQEWYLRLRGQGVALLDTATIFDHDDHHARAQVSGTASDLLLALWGRVSFETLDVAGDPSLLEGLRTR